The Mesorhizobium sp. B1-1-8 genome contains a region encoding:
- a CDS encoding sugar ABC transporter ATP-binding protein — MNYSDPSIVQSAPFLSLEAVRKTYPGVVALDGFSMEVRPGEVIGLVGENGAGKSTLMKILGGVTRPDSGSITVDGVAHDGLTVEASLGSGIAFVHQELNLFDNLDVAANIFFGREPLRGGPLKLVDRAKLREMVAPLLKRVGANFSADAPVASLSLAQQQMVEIAKALSIRARLVILDEPTSSLPIAETDKLLDVIKGLKAEGISVIFISHRLHEVERVADRVVVLRDGMLAGTLPKSEINHDQMVKLMIGRMLKEREKAAEAGRAPGGVALSASSVCTTAYPDRPVDLEVRRGEILGLAGLVGSGRTELARVLFGIDERLAGSVALEGKALNVGSAADAVANGIFLVPEDRKLTGILLDLSIAQNISLPNLPAHAKRSLVSTSAEIATAEKQKKDLGIKAPSVLTRTGTLSGGNQQKVVLAKWLAMNPKVMILDEPTRGIDIGAKAEIYGLMRALADAGVAVLMISSDMEEVIGVSDRIAVMHEGQISGILDKADFSQENVLLLAVGKKPKSLQAAGGVQ, encoded by the coding sequence ATGAACTATTCCGACCCATCCATCGTTCAATCCGCTCCATTCCTGAGCCTTGAGGCGGTGCGCAAGACCTATCCTGGCGTCGTGGCGCTGGACGGGTTTTCGATGGAGGTCAGGCCGGGCGAGGTGATCGGCCTGGTCGGCGAGAACGGCGCCGGCAAATCGACGCTGATGAAGATCCTCGGCGGGGTGACGCGGCCGGACAGCGGCAGCATCACCGTCGACGGCGTCGCGCATGACGGGCTGACCGTGGAAGCCAGCCTCGGCTCCGGCATCGCCTTCGTGCACCAGGAACTCAATCTGTTCGACAACCTCGATGTCGCCGCCAACATCTTCTTCGGCCGCGAGCCGCTGCGCGGCGGGCCACTGAAGCTCGTCGACCGCGCCAAGCTACGCGAGATGGTGGCGCCGCTCTTAAAGCGCGTCGGCGCCAATTTTTCCGCCGACGCGCCGGTCGCCTCGCTGTCGCTTGCGCAGCAGCAGATGGTCGAGATCGCCAAGGCGCTGTCGATCAGGGCGCGGCTGGTGATCCTCGACGAGCCGACTTCCAGCCTGCCGATCGCCGAGACCGACAAGCTGCTCGACGTCATCAAGGGACTGAAGGCGGAAGGCATCAGCGTCATCTTCATCTCGCACCGCCTGCACGAGGTCGAGCGCGTCGCCGACCGTGTCGTGGTGCTGCGCGACGGCATGCTCGCCGGCACGCTGCCGAAGAGCGAAATCAACCACGACCAGATGGTCAAGCTGATGATCGGCCGTATGCTGAAGGAGCGCGAGAAGGCCGCCGAAGCAGGCCGTGCGCCCGGCGGCGTGGCGCTCTCGGCCAGTTCCGTCTGCACCACCGCCTATCCCGACCGGCCGGTCGACCTCGAGGTGAGGCGCGGCGAAATCCTCGGCCTTGCCGGGCTGGTCGGCTCGGGGCGCACGGAGCTGGCACGCGTCCTCTTCGGCATCGACGAGCGGCTCGCCGGCAGTGTCGCGCTGGAGGGCAAGGCGCTCAACGTCGGCTCCGCTGCCGACGCGGTGGCGAACGGCATCTTCCTGGTGCCGGAGGACCGCAAGCTCACCGGCATCCTGCTTGACCTCTCCATCGCGCAGAACATCTCGCTGCCCAATCTGCCGGCGCATGCGAAGCGCTCGCTGGTGTCGACCAGCGCGGAAATCGCCACCGCCGAGAAGCAGAAGAAGGACCTCGGCATCAAGGCGCCGTCGGTCCTGACCCGCACCGGCACGCTGTCGGGCGGCAACCAGCAGAAGGTCGTGCTGGCCAAATGGCTGGCGATGAACCCCAAGGTGATGATCCTCGACGAGCCGACACGCGGCATCGACATCGGCGCCAAAGCCGAGATCTACGGGCTGATGCGGGCGCTGGCCGACGCCGGTGTCGCCGTGCTGATGATCTCCAGCGACATGGAAGAGGTGATCGGCGTCTCGGACCGCATCGCCGTCATGCATGAGGGGCAGATTTCCGGCATTCTCGACAAGGCCGATTTCAGCCAGGAAAACGTGCTTTTGCTGGCGGTGGGCAAGAAGCCGAAATCGCTGCAGGCAGCGGGAGGAGTGCAATGA
- a CDS encoding sugar-binding protein, whose protein sequence is MKSVIRNASVATAALLLGLAATAIARADDKPTLAFVVNGASDFWKAAEAGVKKAQGELPDYTLELKYPEQSSVAIQQRLMDDLVTAGVKGIMVSAVDPKTSTDGLNKIASETALFTTDSDAPQTKRVAYIGSSNVDAGKQAAEIAKKAMPNGGKCLGFVGLLGADNAKERIQGMKDGLAGSKIELVDVRGDDIDQARAKKNVEDALVASPDITCMVGFYSYNTPRIYEALRDAGKLGQITVVGFDDDPITLGGVKEGTVAATVVQQPFEWAYQGMKLMAAYLKGDKSGIPAGNLIIIPTKIIGKDDVDAYAKNLKAMQGK, encoded by the coding sequence ATGAAATCTGTGATCAGGAATGCATCCGTCGCCACGGCAGCCCTGCTGCTTGGCCTGGCGGCCACGGCGATCGCGCGTGCCGACGATAAGCCGACATTGGCCTTCGTCGTCAACGGTGCGTCGGACTTCTGGAAGGCCGCGGAAGCCGGCGTGAAGAAGGCGCAGGGCGAACTGCCCGACTATACTCTCGAACTCAAATATCCCGAACAGTCGTCGGTCGCCATCCAGCAGCGGCTGATGGACGACCTGGTGACCGCCGGCGTCAAGGGGATCATGGTTTCGGCCGTCGACCCCAAGACATCGACCGACGGGCTGAACAAGATCGCGTCGGAAACGGCGCTGTTCACCACCGACAGCGACGCCCCGCAGACCAAGCGCGTCGCCTATATCGGCTCGTCCAACGTCGACGCCGGCAAGCAGGCGGCCGAGATCGCCAAGAAGGCAATGCCCAACGGCGGCAAGTGCCTGGGCTTCGTCGGCCTGCTCGGCGCCGACAACGCCAAGGAGCGCATCCAGGGCATGAAGGACGGGCTCGCCGGCAGCAAGATCGAGCTGGTCGACGTGCGCGGCGACGACATCGACCAGGCGCGCGCCAAGAAGAATGTCGAGGATGCGCTGGTCGCCAGCCCCGACATCACCTGCATGGTCGGCTTCTATTCCTACAATACGCCGCGCATCTATGAAGCGCTGCGCGACGCCGGCAAGCTCGGCCAGATCACCGTCGTCGGCTTCGACGACGATCCGATCACGCTGGGCGGCGTCAAGGAAGGCACGGTCGCCGCGACCGTCGTGCAGCAGCCGTTCGAATGGGCTTATCAGGGCATGAAGCTGATGGCCGCCTATCTCAAGGGCGACAAGTCGGGCATCCCGGCCGGTAACCTGATCATCATCCCGACCAAGATCATCGGCAAGGATGACGTCGACGCCTACGCCAAAAATCTCAAGGCAATGCAGGGCAAGTAA